Below is a window of Paraburkholderia kururiensis DNA.
GGGTTCTGATGCGAGAACGTTCCTCGCGGGTTGGAGGGATTGTTCGGTCGTAGATGTGCGACGCCGGCCGGTCCGCTGTGAGCGGGCGGAGGGCAGAGGGTGGCGGCGCACCTCGCCGCCGCTAGCGTGTCGCTCAGGGTTTCTCGCCGGTGCTCGAGGTGCCAGGCGATAGGGGCGTCGGCTGCGTACCCGGCGTAGTTTGCGCAGCGCCGGGCGACACCGCGTTCTGGCCTGCGGGTGGCTGTCCCTCGTTGGACTGCGGCTGGCTGACGGCCGAACCCCCTTCGTCGCCTGGCTGGGCCGACGGTGCCGCTGCCGTATCGGGCGCGCTGTCTGCCCGGCCCGTGGACGCTGCGTCCGCAGGTGGCGCCTTTGCATTGCCATGCCACACGAGTTCGATCTCGCTGCCATTCGGCTCCGTCTGCATGAGCCGCGCGGGCAGCCAGCCCAGCGACGGCGCAAGCCACACGTCGATTCGCCGCCGATCGCCCTCATGGCGCGGCAGGCGCATGAAGTGCCGCGCGGTCACGAAGCCCTGCGCCGTGCGGATGGTCTCGTCGCCGATGGTTTCGATCGGCCAGGTTTCGCCGCTGTCGTTGTCGGCGACGTAGAACTCGCGAGTGACGCCCGGTTTGTAGGCGTCCGGGTCGCCTCGCACGAGGCTCGCGAGCTGCATCACCATGCTGAAGCGGTCCTGCGCGCCGTCCGGCAACGCCAGCGAGTTCGGCGTACGCGTAAAGACGATCTGCTTCTGCTCGCGGTTGAACACGGTGACGTCCTCGGGCCGGTGGCCGCGCTGCTCGATGTACTGGTCGGGCGCGAGGCCGAACGCGTCCACATGACCGTGGCTCGTCCAGCGGAACGTACCGACGAAGGGCAGCGGCACGGCAATCACCATTTCGTAGTGCTGTCCGTCGGTCGTCCAGTGCAGGGTGCCGGTCTGGTTGCGCACGCCGTTGTAGAAGGTGTCGTACTGAAGGTCGCCCGAAGGCGGCACCGAGAATTTCACTCCATGTGATGCCGCCGCGCCGGTGCCCTGCGCGCCGTTGGCCGCGGCGCCGGATGCGGCGTTCGCAGTCGTGCCGGTGCTCCCAGCGGCCCCGGATGCCGCAACGGGAGATGACGCGGCTTCGGACGCCGCGGCCGCATCCGGTTTTTGGTCCGTAGCCGTTGCCGTTCTCTGCGCTCGCGGTGCGTCGCG
It encodes the following:
- a CDS encoding DUF3108 domain-containing protein; amino-acid sequence: MSSPSVAQGSASLTAAAGARARPWRWLAALAVVGALHWIAAQWVERNRDTFISPETQRVPVQVQLLKPERVERTPAGAKTKQAAPAREAKARAAPRPRSEHVLTAVNPQRDAPRAQRTATATDQKPDAAAASEAASSPVAASGAAGSTGTTANAASGAAANGAQGTGAAASHGVKFSVPPSGDLQYDTFYNGVRNQTGTLHWTTDGQHYEMVIAVPLPFVGTFRWTSHGHVDAFGLAPDQYIEQRGHRPEDVTVFNREQKQIVFTRTPNSLALPDGAQDRFSMVMQLASLVRGDPDAYKPGVTREFYVADNDSGETWPIETIGDETIRTAQGFVTARHFMRLPRHEGDRRRIDVWLAPSLGWLPARLMQTEPNGSEIELVWHGNAKAPPADAASTGRADSAPDTAAAPSAQPGDEGGSAVSQPQSNEGQPPAGQNAVSPGAAQTTPGTQPTPLSPGTSSTGEKP